The Aeromicrobium phoceense genome includes the window GTGGCGCCGCTCCGAGCACGCTCGATCAGCGAGGCCGTCGTGTTCACCTCGTTCCACCAGTCCGCGCTGCCGACCGCACTCGTGCTGCAGCAGGCGGGCATCCGCACCGTCACCGCCATCAGCGAGGACTACCCGGGGAGTCTGCTCACCACGCGGGTCGCGCCGCCGGGGGACGTGCCGGAGCCCGAGCGCGCGCTGGCCACGGCGGAGGCGGCGGGCTTCACGCTGCCTCCGGGCGACGACGGACGGCTCCTGATCCGGGCCGACCTGCTGGGCGGCGCGGTCGCGCTGGGCGCCGCGCCCTTCGTCGTCCTGCACCCGGGGGCCACGGCCCCGTCGCGCACGTGGCCTGCCCACCGGTGGGAGGAGGCGGTCGACGTGCTGGTGCGGCGCGGGGTCCGCACGGTCGTCACCGGCGGCCCGGGGGAGACGGACCTCTGTGCTCGCCTGGCGCGTCGAGGCGCGATCGACCTGTCCGGCGCGACCTCGCTGGTGCAGCTCGCCCGGGTCCTGCGCGACGCCACCGCCGTCGTCGTCGGCAACACGGGGCCGGCCCA containing:
- a CDS encoding glycosyltransferase family 9 protein, coding for MSIHAPEGPVLAVRLDSVGDMLVTGPAIRALASRGRGVVLLAGPQGAAAGAMLPGVDEVIQWRCPWIVADPPPVDTTSIDDLVAPLRARSISEAVVFTSFHQSALPTALVLQQAGIRTVTAISEDYPGSLLTTRVAPPGDVPEPERALATAEAAGFTLPPGDDGRLLIRADLLGGAVALGAAPFVVLHPGATAPSRTWPAHRWEEAVDVLVRRGVRTVVTGGPGETDLCARLARRGAIDLSGATSLVQLARVLRDATAVVVGNTGPAHLAAAVGTPVVSLFSPVVPAARWAPYGVPSVVLGDQDAPCRGSRARECPVPGHPCLTGVTAGDVVDALERLAPEALHEVAGPQTEGGIA